The following coding sequences are from one Streptomyces sp. NBC_01294 window:
- the kdpB gene encoding potassium-transporting ATPase subunit KdpB, producing the protein MSTITPTRAPHEDIPTGHKPAGRVGGGLFDPKQLLKSFPDAIRKLDPRIMIKSPVMFVVLIGSVVTTVLAIKDPTDWFGWAITAWLWLTTIFANLAEAVAEGRGKAQADTLRKAKTDSVARRLTKDGKGEEQVPGAELRIGDLVVCEAGDIIPGDGDVVEGVASVDESAITGESAPVIRESGGDRSAVTGGTKVLSDRIVIKITTKPGETFIDRMIALVEGAARQKTPNEIALNILLASLTIVFLLAVVTLQPFAIYAGAEQSMIVLTALLVCLIPTTIGALLSAIGIAGMDRLVQRNVLAMSGRAVEAAGDVSTLLLDKTGTITLGNRQASEFVPVKGTTAAELADAAQLSSLADETPEGRSIVVLAKGKYGLRERHQGELSQAEWIAFTAQTRMSGVDVDGKQTRKGAAGSVITWVREQGGQVSDDADTLANKISEAGGTPLLVAVRDDKGARVLGVIHLKDVVKEGMRERFDELRRMGIKTVMITGDNPLTAKAIAEEAGVDDFLAEATPEDKMALIKREQAGGKLVAMTGDGTNDAPALAQADVGVAMNTGTSAAKEAGNMVDLDSNPTKLIEIVEIGKQLLITRGALTTFSIANDVAKYFAIIPAMFAVVYPGLDKLNIMGLASPESAILSAVIFNALIIIALVPLALKGVQYRPTSADKMLRRNIGLYGVGGLIAPFIGIKLIDLLISLIPGIG; encoded by the coding sequence ATGAGCACCATCACCCCCACCCGCGCACCACACGAAGACATCCCGACAGGCCACAAGCCGGCCGGGCGGGTCGGCGGCGGTCTCTTCGACCCCAAACAGCTCCTGAAGTCCTTCCCCGACGCGATCCGCAAGCTCGACCCCAGGATCATGATCAAGTCGCCGGTCATGTTCGTCGTTCTGATCGGCTCGGTGGTCACCACCGTGCTCGCGATCAAGGACCCGACGGACTGGTTCGGCTGGGCGATCACCGCCTGGCTGTGGCTGACCACGATCTTCGCCAACCTCGCCGAGGCCGTCGCCGAGGGCCGTGGCAAGGCCCAGGCAGACACGCTGCGCAAGGCCAAGACCGACTCCGTCGCCCGCCGCCTGACCAAGGACGGCAAGGGCGAGGAGCAGGTGCCCGGCGCTGAGCTCCGTATCGGTGACCTGGTGGTCTGCGAGGCCGGCGACATCATCCCCGGCGACGGTGACGTCGTCGAAGGCGTCGCCTCGGTGGACGAGTCCGCCATCACGGGCGAGTCCGCCCCGGTCATCCGGGAGTCCGGCGGCGACCGCAGTGCGGTCACCGGCGGCACCAAGGTCCTCTCCGACCGGATCGTCATCAAGATCACGACGAAGCCCGGCGAGACCTTCATCGACCGCATGATCGCCCTCGTCGAGGGCGCCGCCCGGCAGAAGACACCCAACGAGATCGCGCTCAACATTCTGCTCGCCTCGCTGACCATCGTCTTCCTGCTCGCCGTGGTGACCCTGCAGCCGTTCGCGATCTACGCGGGCGCCGAGCAGTCGATGATCGTGCTCACCGCCCTGCTGGTCTGCCTCATCCCCACCACCATCGGCGCCCTGCTGTCCGCCATCGGCATCGCGGGCATGGACCGCCTGGTCCAGCGCAACGTCCTCGCGATGAGCGGTCGTGCGGTGGAAGCCGCCGGCGACGTCTCCACGCTGCTGCTCGACAAGACCGGCACCATCACCCTCGGCAACCGCCAGGCCTCCGAGTTCGTCCCGGTCAAGGGCACCACGGCGGCGGAGCTGGCCGACGCCGCCCAGCTGTCCTCCCTCGCGGACGAGACCCCCGAGGGCCGCTCCATCGTGGTCCTGGCGAAGGGGAAGTACGGCCTGCGGGAACGCCACCAGGGCGAACTGTCCCAGGCCGAGTGGATCGCCTTCACCGCGCAGACCCGTATGTCGGGCGTGGATGTGGACGGCAAGCAGACCCGCAAGGGTGCGGCCGGATCCGTCATCACCTGGGTCCGGGAGCAGGGTGGCCAGGTCTCCGACGACGCCGACACCCTCGCCAACAAGATCTCGGAGGCCGGCGGTACGCCGCTGCTCGTCGCCGTCAGGGACGACAAGGGCGCCCGCGTCCTCGGTGTCATCCACCTCAAGGACGTCGTCAAGGAGGGCATGCGCGAGCGGTTCGACGAGCTGCGCCGCATGGGCATCAAGACCGTCATGATCACGGGTGACAACCCGCTGACGGCCAAGGCGATCGCGGAGGAGGCGGGCGTGGACGACTTCCTCGCGGAGGCCACTCCCGAGGACAAGATGGCCCTCATCAAGCGGGAGCAGGCCGGCGGCAAGCTGGTCGCGATGACCGGCGACGGCACGAACGACGCCCCGGCGCTCGCGCAGGCGGATGTCGGCGTGGCGATGAACACGGGTACCTCGGCCGCCAAGGAGGCCGGGAACATGGTGGACCTGGACTCCAACCCCACCAAGCTCATCGAGATCGTCGAGATCGGCAAGCAGCTCCTCATCACCCGCGGGGCTCTGACCACCTTCTCCATCGCCAACGACGTCGCGAAGTACTTCGCGATCATTCCGGCCATGTTCGCGGTGGTGTACCCGGGCCTGGACAAGCTCAACATCATGGGCCTTGCCTCGCCCGAGTCGGCGATCCTCTCCGCGGTCATCTTCAACGCGCTGATCATCATCGCGCTGGTGCCGCTCGCCCTGAAGGGCGTCCAGTACAGGCCGACCAGCGCCGACAAGATGCTCCGCCGCAACATCGGGCTGTACGGCGTGGGTGGTCTGATCGCCCCGTTCATCGGCATCAAGCTCATCGACCTGCTCATCTCCCTCATCCCCGGAATCGGCTGA
- a CDS encoding potassium-transporting ATPase subunit C, translated as MNNSVGNTVRLIGAGLRALLVLTVICGVLYPLAVTGVAQALFNDKANGSEIKDQSGQVVGSSLIGQSYNLPKNDPNDAEEAARPDLKWFQPRPSNGLGSNSVNTQYSLILSGATNRSADNGAVGGRCTKDAEEGTLCAQVVAAKEAVIADNSTTGHQVEPEDVPADAVTSSGSGLDPNISPEYAKLQVHRVAEQNKLDVKQVEKLVEDHTEGRTLGFMGEPRVNVLELNIALKALSKS; from the coding sequence ATGAACAACTCAGTAGGCAACACCGTCCGGCTGATCGGCGCGGGCCTGCGAGCCCTGCTCGTCCTGACCGTGATCTGCGGGGTCCTCTACCCGCTCGCCGTCACCGGCGTCGCCCAGGCCCTCTTCAACGACAAGGCCAACGGCTCCGAGATCAAGGACCAGAGCGGCCAGGTCGTCGGCTCCTCCCTCATCGGGCAGAGCTACAACCTGCCGAAGAACGACCCGAACGACGCCGAAGAAGCCGCCAGGCCGGACCTCAAGTGGTTCCAGCCGCGCCCCTCCAACGGCCTCGGCTCCAACAGCGTCAACACCCAGTACTCGCTGATCCTCTCCGGAGCCACCAACCGGTCCGCCGACAACGGTGCCGTGGGCGGCCGGTGCACCAAGGACGCCGAGGAAGGCACCCTCTGCGCGCAGGTCGTCGCCGCCAAGGAAGCCGTCATCGCCGACAACTCCACGACGGGCCACCAGGTCGAGCCCGAGGACGTCCCGGCCGATGCCGTCACCTCCTCCGGCTCCGGCCTCGACCCGAACATCTCCCCGGAATACGCCAAGCTCCAGGTCCACCGCGTCGCCGAGCAGAACAAACTCGACGTCAAGCAGGTCGAGAAGCTGGTCGAGGACCACACAGAGGGCCGCACGCTCGGCTTCATGGGTGAGCCCCGCGTCAATGTCCTGGAGCTGAACATCGCCCTGAAGGCGCTCTCCAAGAGCTGA
- a CDS encoding response regulator translates to MTRVLVVEDDPQLVRALKINLQARRFEVEEASDGGSALRLAAARKPDVIVLDLGLPDMDGIDVIKAVRGWSKVPILVLSARHTSEDKIRALDAGADDYVTKPFSMDELLARLRAAARRHEAPTASQADEVTVVTTDGFTVDLVAKKVRRGERTVRLTPTEWHLLEILITHPGRLITQSRLLLEVWGPTYGENTNYLRVYMAQLRRKLEADPSHPRYLITEPGMGYRFEP, encoded by the coding sequence ATGACCCGGGTGCTGGTGGTGGAGGACGACCCTCAGCTCGTCCGCGCGCTGAAGATCAACCTCCAGGCGCGCAGGTTCGAGGTCGAAGAGGCCTCCGACGGCGGCTCGGCCCTGCGGCTCGCGGCCGCACGCAAGCCGGACGTCATAGTGCTGGACCTCGGCCTCCCGGACATGGACGGCATCGACGTCATCAAGGCCGTCCGCGGCTGGAGCAAGGTCCCCATCCTGGTCCTCTCCGCCCGCCACACCTCCGAGGACAAGATCCGGGCCCTGGACGCCGGCGCCGACGACTACGTGACGAAACCGTTCAGCATGGACGAACTCCTGGCACGGCTGCGGGCGGCGGCGCGGAGACATGAAGCGCCCACGGCTTCGCAGGCCGACGAAGTCACCGTGGTCACGACCGACGGGTTCACCGTCGATCTGGTCGCGAAGAAGGTTCGCCGTGGCGAGCGCACCGTACGGCTCACCCCGACCGAGTGGCACCTGCTGGAAATCCTCATCACCCACCCGGGCCGGCTGATCACCCAAAGTCGGCTTCTGCTGGAGGTCTGGGGCCCGACCTACGGCGAGAACACCAATTACCTGCGCGTCTACATGGCCCAGCTACGGCGCAAACTGGAAGCGGATCCTTCGCATCCGCGGTACCTGATCACCGAACCCGGCATGGGCTACCGCTTCGAACCTTGA
- a CDS encoding sensor histidine kinase KdpD, translating into MGRGKLRIYLGAAPGVGKTYAMLSEAHRRIERGTDCVVGFVEHHNRPRTEVMLHGLELIERREIEYRGSTFTEMDVDAILARRPAVALVDELAHTNVPGSRNAKRWQDVGELLQAGIDVVSTVNIQHLESLGDVVETITGVRQRETVPDEVARRADQIELVDMSPQALRRRMAHGNVYKPDKVDAALSNYFRPGNLTALRELALLWVADRVDEYLQEYRGEHNIRSTWQARERIVVGLTGGPEGRQLIRRAARLAEKGAGGEVLAVYIAASDGLTSASPKELAVQRTLVEDLGGTFHHVIGESVPDALLEFARGCNATQIVLGVSRRRSWQYVFGPGVSATVARESGPDLDVHIVTHDEAAKGRGLPIARGARLGRSRIIWGWLTGIAGPALLTVLLNQVVPDLGLANDMLLFLTFTVAAALLGGLLPALASAAFGSLLLNYFFTPPLHEFTISDPKNIVAIAIFVGVAVSVASVVDLAARRTHQAARLRAESEILSFLAGSVLRGEDSLEALLERLRETFAMQSVVLLERSSEVDPWNTASSVGTSPVSRPEDADVDLPMGDNMALALTGRVLPAEDRRVLGAFAAQAAVVLDRQRLVDEAGKAKELAEGNRIRTALLAAVSHDLRTPLAGIKASVTSLRSDDVDWSEEDKAELLEGIEDGADRLAALIGNLLDMSRLNTGTVVPLIRETDLDEVVPMALRGVPEDSVDLNIPETLPMVAVDRGLLERAVANIVENAVKYSPDGQPVKVTASALHERVELRVVDRGPGVPDEAKSRIFEPFQRHGDAPRGAGVGLGLAVARGFTEAIGGTLTAEDTPGGGLTMVITLPIAGGTPPVTADLPTSAVT; encoded by the coding sequence ATGGGACGCGGCAAGCTCCGCATCTACCTCGGCGCGGCACCGGGCGTCGGCAAGACGTACGCGATGCTCTCCGAGGCGCACCGCCGGATCGAGCGGGGCACCGACTGCGTCGTCGGCTTCGTCGAACACCACAACCGGCCGCGGACCGAGGTGATGCTGCACGGCCTGGAACTCATCGAGCGACGCGAGATCGAGTACCGGGGCAGCACCTTCACCGAGATGGACGTGGACGCGATCCTCGCCCGCCGCCCCGCCGTGGCGCTGGTCGACGAGCTCGCCCACACCAACGTCCCCGGCTCGCGCAATGCCAAACGGTGGCAGGACGTCGGGGAACTGCTCCAGGCTGGCATCGACGTCGTCTCGACCGTCAACATCCAGCACCTCGAATCCCTGGGTGATGTGGTCGAGACGATCACCGGGGTGCGGCAGCGCGAGACCGTCCCGGACGAGGTGGCCCGGCGCGCCGACCAGATCGAGCTCGTCGACATGTCCCCGCAGGCGCTGCGCCGCCGCATGGCACACGGCAACGTCTACAAGCCGGACAAGGTCGACGCGGCGCTTTCGAACTACTTCCGTCCCGGGAACCTGACCGCCCTGCGTGAGCTCGCGCTGCTGTGGGTCGCCGACCGCGTGGACGAGTACCTGCAGGAGTACCGCGGCGAGCACAACATCCGCTCCACCTGGCAGGCCCGCGAACGCATCGTCGTCGGTCTGACCGGCGGCCCCGAGGGGCGTCAGCTCATCCGACGCGCCGCGCGCCTCGCCGAGAAGGGAGCGGGTGGCGAGGTCCTCGCCGTCTACATCGCCGCGAGCGACGGACTGACCTCGGCCTCGCCCAAGGAGCTGGCCGTCCAGCGCACCCTGGTCGAGGACCTGGGCGGCACGTTCCACCACGTGATAGGCGAGAGCGTCCCCGACGCGCTGCTGGAGTTCGCCCGCGGCTGCAACGCCACCCAGATCGTCCTCGGCGTCAGCCGCCGCCGCTCCTGGCAGTACGTGTTCGGACCGGGCGTGAGTGCCACGGTCGCCCGCGAATCCGGACCCGACCTCGACGTCCACATCGTCACCCACGACGAGGCCGCCAAGGGCCGCGGCCTGCCGATCGCCCGCGGTGCCCGTCTCGGCCGGTCCCGCATCATCTGGGGCTGGCTGACCGGTATCGCCGGACCCGCGCTCCTCACCGTCCTGCTGAACCAGGTCGTTCCCGACCTCGGGCTCGCCAACGACATGCTGCTGTTCCTCACCTTCACGGTGGCGGCGGCCCTCCTGGGAGGCCTGCTGCCCGCCCTCGCCTCGGCGGCCTTCGGATCCCTGCTCCTGAACTACTTCTTCACCCCGCCGCTGCACGAGTTCACCATCTCCGACCCGAAGAACATCGTCGCCATCGCGATCTTCGTCGGCGTCGCGGTGTCGGTGGCCTCCGTGGTCGACCTGGCCGCCCGCCGGACCCACCAGGCCGCCCGGCTGCGCGCCGAGTCCGAGATCCTCTCCTTCCTCGCCGGCAGCGTCCTGCGCGGCGAGGACTCCCTCGAAGCCCTCCTGGAGCGACTGCGCGAGACCTTCGCCATGCAGTCGGTCGTCCTCCTCGAACGGAGCAGTGAGGTCGATCCCTGGAACACCGCCTCGTCCGTCGGCACCAGCCCTGTCAGCCGGCCCGAAGACGCGGACGTGGACCTGCCCATGGGCGACAACATGGCGCTCGCCCTCACCGGCCGGGTACTGCCCGCCGAGGACCGGCGCGTGCTCGGCGCCTTCGCCGCCCAGGCCGCAGTCGTACTCGATCGCCAGCGCCTCGTCGACGAGGCGGGCAAGGCCAAGGAACTCGCCGAGGGCAACCGCATCCGCACCGCCCTGCTCGCCGCCGTCAGCCACGACTTGCGCACCCCGCTCGCCGGGATCAAGGCCTCCGTCACCTCCTTGCGCTCCGACGACGTCGACTGGTCCGAGGAGGACAAGGCCGAACTCCTCGAAGGCATCGAGGACGGCGCCGACCGTCTCGCCGCACTGATCGGGAACCTCCTCGACATGTCCCGCCTCAACACCGGCACCGTCGTCCCCCTCATCCGGGAGACCGACCTCGACGAGGTCGTCCCGATGGCGCTGCGCGGCGTACCGGAGGACAGTGTCGACCTCAATATCCCGGAAACGCTCCCGATGGTCGCCGTCGACCGGGGCCTGCTGGAGCGGGCGGTCGCCAACATCGTCGAGAACGCCGTCAAGTACAGCCCCGACGGACAGCCGGTCAAGGTCACGGCGAGTGCCCTGCACGAGCGGGTGGAACTGCGCGTCGTCGACCGTGGCCCTGGCGTCCCTGACGAGGCCAAGAGCCGGATCTTCGAACCCTTCCAGCGCCACGGCGACGCCCCACGGGGCGCCGGAGTCGGCCTCGGCCTCGCCGTCGCCCGCGGCTTCACCGAGGCCATCGGCGGCACCCTGACGGCCGAGGACACCCCCGGCGGCGGCCTCACCATGGTCATCACCCTCCCCATAGCGGGCGGCACACCGCCGGTCACCGCGGATCTCCCGACCTCGGCGGTCACCTGA
- a CDS encoding SDR family NAD(P)-dependent oxidoreductase, translating into MSSSLSGRTVLVTGATAGIGYETARQLAERGATVLLHGRTPEEAQAAADRLVATAGVDGARLRPLAADFARLEEVENLAHAVVREHPRLDVLVNNAAIAAPERHTLTVDGNEVAFQVNFLAHYLLTNLLESALTTDPGGRVVNVSSSLHRTAAIQWSDPNRERRYSRLAAYAQSQLALTVFASDPRVTAVSVHPGVCATGLLPLYGNEGESAAEGAQHVVRLCDPATEIVNGAYYDRSERVAPAAAATEDRTIKRLNKLADLLVGHTA; encoded by the coding sequence ATGTCTTCTTCCCTGTCCGGACGTACCGTCCTCGTCACCGGCGCCACCGCCGGCATCGGCTACGAGACCGCCCGCCAGCTCGCCGAGCGGGGCGCCACCGTCCTCCTCCACGGCCGCACACCCGAGGAGGCCCAGGCCGCCGCCGACCGGCTCGTTGCCACCGCCGGTGTGGACGGCGCCCGTCTCCGACCGCTCGCCGCCGACTTCGCCCGCCTGGAGGAAGTCGAGAACCTGGCCCACGCCGTCGTACGGGAGCACCCGCGCCTGGACGTACTCGTCAACAACGCGGCCATCGCAGCCCCCGAGCGTCACACGCTCACCGTCGACGGCAACGAGGTCGCCTTCCAGGTCAACTTCCTCGCCCACTACCTCCTCACCAACCTCCTGGAATCCGCCCTCACCACCGACCCCGGCGGGCGCGTCGTCAACGTCTCCTCCTCCCTCCACCGCACCGCGGCCATCCAGTGGAGCGACCCGAACCGGGAGCGCCGCTACTCACGGCTCGCCGCCTACGCGCAGTCGCAGCTGGCCCTGACCGTCTTCGCCTCCGACCCGCGCGTCACCGCCGTCTCCGTCCACCCCGGTGTCTGCGCGACCGGTCTCCTGCCGCTGTACGGGAACGAGGGCGAATCCGCCGCCGAGGGCGCCCAGCACGTCGTTCGTCTCTGCGACCCGGCCACCGAGATCGTCAACGGCGCCTACTACGACCGCTCCGAGCGCGTCGCCCCGGCCGCCGCCGCCACCGAGGACCGCACGATCAAGCGCCTCAACAAGCTCGCCGACCTCCTCGTCGGCCACACCGCCTGA
- a CDS encoding GNAT family N-acetyltransferase, which translates to MIEIAPRQLPALSRWFPTGSPGPGALAEHVLTTGVGHWWADRPDQPRVLAVSCADHVLLRGDPGVLAPDSLKRFAGQYVETPARFWPTLGPAFERVVPWERMLYVHQAPATLTRPPRGVTVRRLTSGDAAALAELHSGNAWIHASWGGPGGLAASGHGWAAFAKDRILSVACTYFLGSAYEDIAVVTVPDRRRELPQLPLGGAPTALACVAGLTADIQARGHTASWCCSRDNRPSRLLAWTASFRLTLEYVHHATGRAVASEARATPVPA; encoded by the coding sequence GTGATCGAAATCGCACCGCGGCAACTTCCGGCCCTGAGCCGCTGGTTCCCCACGGGCTCGCCCGGTCCCGGCGCCCTCGCCGAGCACGTGCTGACCACGGGCGTCGGCCACTGGTGGGCCGACCGCCCGGATCAGCCCCGTGTCCTCGCCGTCAGCTGCGCGGACCACGTGCTGCTGCGCGGCGACCCGGGCGTCCTCGCACCGGACTCGTTGAAGCGGTTCGCCGGCCAGTACGTCGAAACTCCCGCGCGCTTCTGGCCCACGCTCGGCCCTGCCTTCGAGCGCGTCGTCCCCTGGGAACGGATGCTGTACGTCCACCAGGCCCCTGCGACCCTCACCCGCCCGCCGCGCGGCGTCACGGTGAGACGCTTGACGTCCGGGGACGCTGCGGCGTTGGCCGAACTGCACTCCGGGAACGCCTGGATCCACGCCAGTTGGGGCGGACCCGGCGGCCTCGCCGCCTCCGGCCACGGCTGGGCCGCATTCGCCAAGGACCGGATCCTGTCCGTCGCCTGCACCTACTTCCTCGGCAGCGCCTACGAGGACATCGCGGTCGTCACCGTGCCGGATCGCCGCCGCGAACTCCCCCAGCTACCGCTGGGAGGGGCCCCCACCGCACTGGCCTGTGTCGCCGGCCTGACGGCCGACATCCAGGCCCGTGGACACACGGCGAGCTGGTGCTGCTCGCGCGACAACCGGCCGAGCCGGCTGCTGGCCTGGACGGCCAGCTTCCGGCTGACCCTCGAATACGTCCACCACGCCACCGGACGCGCCGTGGCATCCGAGGCCCGGGCAACGCCAGTACCCGCGTAG
- a CDS encoding Na+/H+ antiporter: protein MRSVGTVLFLVVLATVVATGARRWRIPAPSLLVVAGLVVALTPGTPEIRVSPEVIGLVVLPPLLYASAEELSWRELRLVWKPVSVLAVGLVLASAAAVGAVASLLTPLTWQMALVLGAVLASTDPVAVTALGRRLALPPRVQVLVQAESLFNDATSLVLFRVAVVVAVASAGVSWQAAGTEFALLAGGGVLAGGVVAGVVALIRRRTEDPVLETVIALVTPYAAYVLAEEVHASGVTSVVVAGVVLGGQAGRFTNARIRIQLHAVNGTVVFLLESVVFSLIGLTLPGQVAALTDADRLWPLYALVVAATLIAVRLLWVLPLSVIVQRGAGTRPSWRVPAVLTWAGTRGVVPLAAALSIPAAADDGSLLGQRPLVLVLTTSVVVVTLVAQGFTLADVVRRSGIALEPDHTEREEASARCGLAAAGIRRLDEMSDIEAVPDVVADRLRRSLQARLDHARDRLDEADLAESADHVYRLLRRDLIRVEAVELQRLYDERHISDTTRQRLQRSLDLEEARLDLVT from the coding sequence ATGCGCAGTGTCGGTACGGTCTTGTTCCTCGTGGTGCTGGCCACGGTCGTGGCCACAGGGGCCCGGCGCTGGCGGATTCCCGCGCCCTCACTGCTCGTTGTGGCGGGCCTCGTCGTCGCGCTGACACCAGGTACTCCGGAGATACGGGTCAGCCCCGAAGTGATCGGTCTGGTCGTCCTCCCGCCCCTGCTGTACGCGAGCGCGGAGGAACTGTCCTGGCGCGAGCTGCGCCTGGTGTGGAAGCCGGTCAGTGTGCTCGCGGTCGGTCTGGTGCTGGCCTCGGCAGCCGCGGTCGGGGCCGTGGCGTCGCTGCTCACTCCGCTGACCTGGCAGATGGCGCTGGTCCTGGGTGCCGTCCTCGCGAGCACGGACCCGGTCGCCGTCACTGCCCTCGGCCGCCGCCTCGCCCTGCCACCCCGCGTCCAGGTCCTGGTACAGGCGGAGAGCCTCTTCAACGACGCGACGTCGCTCGTGCTCTTCCGAGTCGCGGTCGTCGTAGCCGTGGCCTCCGCCGGGGTGTCCTGGCAGGCCGCGGGCACCGAGTTCGCGCTGCTCGCCGGCGGCGGCGTCCTGGCCGGGGGAGTGGTTGCGGGTGTGGTGGCTCTGATCCGCCGCAGGACCGAGGACCCGGTACTGGAGACCGTCATAGCCCTGGTGACCCCGTACGCCGCCTACGTGCTGGCCGAGGAGGTGCACGCGTCCGGCGTGACCTCGGTCGTGGTGGCGGGCGTCGTGCTCGGCGGTCAGGCGGGCCGGTTCACCAACGCCCGCATCCGGATCCAGCTGCACGCCGTCAACGGCACCGTTGTCTTCCTGTTGGAGAGCGTCGTCTTCAGTCTCATCGGCCTCACCCTGCCCGGACAGGTCGCGGCGCTGACCGATGCCGACCGACTCTGGCCCCTGTACGCCCTCGTCGTCGCCGCGACCCTGATCGCCGTGCGCCTGCTGTGGGTACTGCCGCTCTCGGTCATCGTCCAGCGCGGTGCGGGTACGCGGCCCTCTTGGCGGGTGCCGGCCGTGCTGACCTGGGCGGGCACGCGCGGCGTCGTCCCGCTGGCCGCGGCTCTCTCCATCCCTGCCGCGGCGGACGACGGCAGCCTGCTGGGCCAGCGCCCGCTCGTCCTCGTACTGACCACATCGGTGGTGGTCGTCACCCTGGTCGCCCAGGGCTTCACCCTGGCCGATGTGGTCCGCCGCTCCGGCATCGCCCTCGAACCGGACCACACCGAACGCGAGGAGGCATCCGCCCGGTGCGGCCTTGCCGCCGCCGGGATCCGGCGCCTGGACGAGATGTCCGACATCGAAGCCGTACCGGACGTCGTGGCGGACCGTTTGCGACGCAGCCTGCAGGCCCGCCTCGACCATGCCCGCGACCGCTTGGATGAAGCCGACCTGGCGGAGTCCGCAGACCATGTCTACCGGCTGCTGCGCCGCGACCTGATCCGGGTGGAGGCCGTCGAACTACAGCGGCTGTACGACGAACGCCACATCAGCGACACCACCCGCCAACGGCTGCAGCGCTCACTGGACCTGGAGGAGGCGCGGCTGGACCTGGTGACCTGA
- the kdpF gene encoding K(+)-transporting ATPase subunit F: protein MSTETVVGVIVAVCLVGYLVLALFFPEKF from the coding sequence GTGAGCACGGAAACTGTCGTAGGCGTCATCGTCGCGGTGTGTCTGGTCGGCTATCTGGTCCTGGCGTTGTTCTTCCCGGAGAAGTTCTGA